The Lemur catta isolate mLemCat1 chromosome 6, mLemCat1.pri, whole genome shotgun sequence sequence AGTCCCATGGGGAGAGGCAGTGTGGAAGGGGAGCGTGTGCTCGTGCATGTGTGCGCGTGCATATATGTGCACGCtttcagggagaggaaggggtgtGAGGTGTGGAGAGGGGCGCTGGAAGCGAAGGGCATGGCTGTTGAGAGAGGCGGAGGGAAAGGCAGATGAAGTCCCTGCTGGGGTGGCTAAAGACTGGCTAGGGAGCCTGTGCTTGGCGTGACCACAGGCAGGGACAGGCTTGGCAGGCACGTAGGAGAAAGCAGCTTCTCGGTGTCTCCCAGGGCTTCCTCCCCTGGCTCCTGCGGCCcctggccctccctccctccccacccctttgcTGAGCACCCACCCCTGTATCATCTCCTTCAGGCTGACCACGCTCGGGGGCTTCTGCAAGGCCTCCACCTGCAGCACGTGCTCTATGGCTCTCCTCTTGTAGGTCACCAGGTTCTCCATTTCCTAAGGGTTTGCCATGGGCTGGCTGggcaggctggggctgcagaCAAGGGCCCCAGCCTGCCCCACTCCGCCCTCTGCTCTCAGCAAAGGGTGGCACAGGATCAGCCCTGCGACTCTGAGCAAGGCCTCTGGGCATAGCTAGCCCAGCTCGGCCTGCAGCCAGGGACAACAGTAGGGACCAGGCTGGATGTTGGAGAGGAAAGGAGATTTCTGTCAGCTGCCAAGTGTCTTGCCAAGGTATGCCATTAGGTCAGGCACCGTCAGGGGTTGGCGATTTCATCTGGTTCAACTAATATCATCATTGCTGATGGCAGAGCAGCAGGATGGCAGCAGGGAGTGCAGCTCTGGGGCTTCCAGCCCCCAACGGTGTGGCTCACTCTGTGGGAACAGCCTGGCCCTGTCTGCAAGTCCACGGCCTGGGGTGCAGCGGGCAGTCAGCTcccatccacccccacccctgagaATGGAAGACAGAGAGGACCAAATGCTCCCCAGACTGGCCCAGGAGGAAGCCCTGGGGGTCCAGTGCTTGCCGGCTCAGTGGTGAAACACAGAAAGGAGGGAGAGTGTCGGCCACCTGCAGTCTGAGCTGGATCCCTACGATGACCCGGTGAGCTAGCTGAGCTATCTGCTCGTGCAAcgcacatttattgagcacttactacatgccaggatTGGAGTGTGGTGATAAAAAGACAGATAGGGTTCTAGTCCTTTTGGAATTGGTGGTCATCTTATGGACAAGAAAACTGAAACTGATGAGAGAGCTGTGTCATAGCTGAGAGGCTTAATGACAAGATGTCAGAGCTGGCAGGAGACCTCCCAGGTCATCACATCCAACCTCTCACgttacaggtaaagaaactgaggcccagagaagcaaagtgactttcccagggtcacagagcaggTAAATAACGAAGAGAGGACTCAGATGCACAGACAGTACTGGTTGTTATTGGTAGTGGTGGCCAGAGAGGTCAGTAATTCTCCCATCAGTCCACACTCTGGGCTGCTGTGTGCGATTGTGCACTGTGTACCTAGCACAGAGACATCTGACCAGGTGTGACTGCAGTGGGCTTGCCAGGCTGTGTGCCCCTAGAGGTTCCTCCACCCACTGCTCACTGCCCCCCGCCACTGCCTGCCACTACACAATCCACCTGGCACTCTGCAGATCCCGGGCCACACAGTTTCCAAGGGACCCTGAACCCCTTCTCTTGACCCCTTCTAGGGGTATAAAGCAGCAGAACACTGTCCTCTGCGGGGTCCCCAGGACCCCCCATCTACCCTCTaccacctcctcctgcctccccagtgtCCCCTGAAGGAGATGCCAGCATGCACGAGAGCCCCCTTCTCACGTTGGAGTCCACGATAAATGGCACCGAGTCCAGCAGGATAAGTTTATCCACCATCTCAGGGAATATACAGGAAAACTACAATGTGACACCAAAAGGGAGAATGAGCAGGGCAGGAAGACAGAAAGGCACACACACTTTGTTCAGGAGACCCTGGCGTTTCCTGAAACATCTTTCGGGCTGGGGGCAGAGTGCTGACCAAGAGGCCAACAGGAAAATCTTCTACTCCTTCAGtgtgcctcccctgcccccaggtctGCAGCCCGAACCGAGCTCCAGGCCCTGGCGATGGCTGCACTCCAGGGTGCTCTGTGACGGGGTGGGGGCATCTCCACTGTCCGCACCACCTCCCCCGCCGGTGAACTGCTGCGATGTGAGGAGGCGCCGCTTGTCCCAGGTaactcccctcctcctctgctctccctaCTCCAGCTACAGGAGCCCCCAGGTGGCCAGGCAAGGCCATCTACTCACCATTCCAGCCACAGTGCCACCTGGGGGACAAAGAAGCAGTTGATGACATAccctcactccctccccagcTATAAAACTATTCCTAAAGCTTCTTCCCAGGGGCTGCCCACCCCCCAGGCTAGAGACCCAGCTGCTTCCCATCAGTGGGTGGGGGCTCCTTACTGCTGTTAAACTCAAGAGTTCCCTCCCCTGGGCCATAATGGCCCCTCCATCAGCCCTGACCACTCAACAGGCCACATTTCACTTGTGGAATGCAGCCACCTTAGGGCCATCTGTCCCTCAGGGTAGAGGCCTGAGGTCAGAGAGCACAGTGCTCAAAGGTCACTACCTCACTGACCTTTCCATCTCTCCCTGTGGTTCTCAGAGGCACAGGGGAAGGTGCCAGCGTACCaacccctctccctcccccacagctCCACCACCACTGCCCAGCATCTGGCCAAGGTGTACTCACCGAAACTGTGGCCCATGATGGAAAAGCGATTCCATTTCATGGCTGCAAACACAAGGAGCCAGGAGGTCCGGATGGGCTCAGCCTCAGCCGCCCTCTCTCCTACAGTTCTGGGCTCGGGAAATCAGGGTACCCACCCAGAAGACCAGCTTAGGGGGCCCCAGCTCCACTGCAGGGGGGACCCACAAGAGGAAGTGAGCTCTTCAATTTTCCCAAAGCCACCCATGACTTGCTGGCAGAACTGGGGTCAGACCCCAGAGCCCTACCCCAAGCCAAGGCTGCTTCCTGGATACCACACCCCCTCCAACGGTAAGAGGGGATGTCCCAgagcccgcccccccccccccggacaCTGCCTCTTACTTTCCACGACTCTTCGGACCTCACACACAAAGTTGTGGTGGTAATATGGGAAACCTGGGCTGTAATGGGACGACAGCCCATGACCTCCAAAATCCATGGCAACATAATGGAAGTCTGAAACAGAGAGAAGTGGACAGGAGGTGTCTACACCAGCCGtctcctgccctcctcagcccccttcagccccagccccaccttgcGGGAGAAGAGGGATGAGTCTGTTGAAGGAGTTGGCATTGTCCAGCCAGCCGTGCAGGCAGAGAACTGGGGGGCCCTGAGGGAAGCCCCAGGTTTTGGCGGCGATGTGGCCCCAGGGCACAGCCAGCTTCAGCTCTGAGAGCAGGCCTGAAAGACAGAGCCAGTCATTCATTGCCTCACTCATCCATTCTTGGAGCTGGCACTTCACTCAGCCCCCACATGCATCAGAGCTCCCCAGAGGGGCTCACACCCCTGAGCTGCCCCTAGAGGGTTAGGAGGAGAGAGAGCCAGGCGTGGCTGTGGGGACATCCAGAGGACAGAAAGATGAACTGGGTGAGGAAAACTTTGGGGCAGGCCTCACAGGATGCACCTCATTTGAGCAGAACTTTCTAGAATGTGCTGAAGGGGGTTGGCCAGGCATGGACCCAGacacttgctggctgtgtgaacttgggcaactTACAGAAAcctcttgagcctcagtttccttctttgtaaaacCAGAGTGAACAGAATAACAACAGCTAATTTTCTAAGCCTTCACTAGGGCCAGCAGGGGTGCTGAGCAGTCCACAGAGGCTAGCTCCCCTCTGCCCCAGTATGCCATCCTCACTTCACCCGGCAGGAAGCTGAGGCCCTGGGAGGTGTAATAagtgcccagggtcacacaaggACCCGGCGGACTGAGGACTTAGAGTAGGCGGCACCCCTTCGGGCCCCAGCGCCCAGCGCCCACAGCACGCGGCCTCCGGCCTGGGGGCTCCCGGGACCCCGAGAGACACGTGCGGCTGCATCCTGGGGCCCCACTGTCCGGCCGCTCCGGCTCTGCCGGCCTCCGGGACTGCGGATGGAGGAGCCGGGACACCCAGTAGGGCGGCGCGGTCAGCGACCCCTCCCCCGCGTCCCGCCCCCTCCTCCACGGTCCCCAGTAGGTGGGTGGGCAGGCGGTGCTCGCGCCTGGCCTCCTCAAGTCCCACTCGGGCCTAAGGGGCCCCGATGGGGCGTCTTTACCCATTGCTCTGGTCCGGCGGACGCGCGGGTGTCACTCCGGCGCCGAGGTCACGGGAAGAGAAAATCACAGTGCCGAGTCCTGCCCCGCCGGCCCGGCCTGTCCCGCCCGCCCATGCCCGCCGGCGGAGGCGGGGCAGCGCGCCTGGGGAGCGGAGGCGGCTCTGTTTGGCGGTGGCCGCCCCCAGCCCGCGCGGCCCGGGAGCCAGCCGAGGCCGAGGAGCAGCCACAGCTGGGCGTCCCCTGGGTCCTCGCTTGCCCGCCCGCAGAGCTAAAGGTGGGGTGAGTCTGTTTAATGGTTTTAATGGCGTCCTTAAGCCTGCATCCCCCGTGTCCCTACCGTGCCCTGGGGTCCTCAGCAGCGCCGGGCACAAACCAGTCTTCATAGCTGTTGGACAGGTGAACGGATGAATGTATAAATTGGGGGCGTGGAGGAAGCCCCCCGAAGTGAGGAGGGATTACAAACAACGTCATCCCCTCTGGAAGGGATCATGAACCCCAAGTCATGAAGAGGATGTTTGTTCAGACTGAAACCTCATAGTTGTAGGATTTGGTGCATGAATCTGCTAACTCCAAACATCAAGGCTCCTGGCCTTGGTTTATAGTTTAGATTCAATTACATACATGAGGGGCTCGCATGTGTGTTGTACACTGAAGTGTACAGTCATTAACAAGCCTTTTTTGCTCTGACccaatttgctttcatttttttaaaaaaaatttgtttccaaTACATGTATTTAACACTTTagatttctaaaaaattttagtTGTGTTCCATATAACTTGACATGATGTATTTTCATTCTTACTGAGTTGTacgtatttaatttttttttttttcttaagacagggtctggctctgtcactcaggctagagtgcagtggtgtgattgtagctcaccgcagctttgaattcctgggctcaagcgatcttcctctCTCAGGTCAGccagtagctggcactacaggtatgggccaccatgcctggctaattttttttttttttttcatagtgagatcaggtctcactatgttgcccaggcttgtctttttttttttttttttttttttgaggcagagtctcaactctgttgcccgggctagagtgctgtggcatcagcctagctcacagcaacccaaactcctgggctcaagcgatcctcctgcctcaggcacCTGAATAGCTAGgatacaggtgtgcactaccacgcccagttaatttttaagtttttgtagatttggaggtctctctctgttgcccaggctggtcttgaactcctggcctcaagctatcctcccagcttggcctcccaaagtgctgggattacaggcaagaccCACTGAGCCTGGCCTTTCTCCTTTTTAGCTGGAAAGGACTGTAGGAAGCAGAACAAGAACTGGGCCCAGAGACTTCTGAGACTGCAGGCAGGTCCTGGATTCCTGGGGCTTCATGCCCAGTGCCCAGGAAAGTGGGTCAGGTACCCAGTGACCTGGAATGTGTTCCTCCTTATTACTCGTGAACAACACTGTCCTACTCACTGGTGGATGTTTTCAGCAACAAATGAGATTGTGAGTGTAAACTATTAAGTGCGACACTGATGAGAATTCTGAAATAGATTATCATATCTAATAACATATTCAGATCCAACCTTTTATCTTAAAATAGATTATATGTATCTTCCCTGATTCAATGtcaaaaatgtttgcaaaattttTGGTCATTTTGAGAGGCTAgcataattcttttttgttttcttttcaaaggctAGCATAATTCTAAGCTGAATAAAGTAGACAAGTAACCCTAGCAGCTAAGACAATCTAAGATGCTACatgtttttacactttttttttttttgcagagacagagtctcactatgttgcccaggctggtcttgaactggcttcaagtgatctttctgcctcggggattacaggtgtgcaccaagACACCCAGccgacacttttttttttttgagacagagtctcactctgttgccctggctagagtgccatggtgttagcctagctcacagcaacctcaaactcctgggctcgagcaatcctcctgcctcagcctcctgagtagctgggactacaggcatgcgccaccatgcctggctaattttttctatatatatttttagttgtccagctaatttctttctgtttttttttttttttttttttttttttagtagagacggggtctcgctcttgctcaggctggtctcaaactcctgaccttgagcaatcctcccaccttggcctcccagagtgctaggattacaggcataagccaccgtgcccggccagacaCTTTTTAAATACTACTAAGAATAGGTTCAAGGGAACCTGACTAAGAGCTCAAAGTATCATCTATTTCTTTATAGCTTGTACTAAATTTATATGTGATAACTTGATTTTCTGCAAACGCCTAACGCATATATTCACaaccttctctttcttttggtGAAATTAACATTTCTGCATGAACcagaaactaatttaaaaaattgggccgggtgaggtggctcacgcctgtaatcctagcactctgggaggccgaggcgggtggatcgctcgaggtcaggagttcgagaccagcctgagcaagagtgagaccccccatctctactaaaaatagaaagaaattatctggccaactaaaaaatatatatagaaaaaattagccgggcatggtggtgcatgcctgtagtcccagctactcgggaggctgaggcagtaggatcgcttaagcccaggagtttgaggttgctgtgagctaggctgacgccaccacactcactctagcccgggcaacagagtgagactctgtctcaaaaaaaaaaaaaaaaaatttaccttttatcTGCTTTGGCAGCTCTTTCTCACGGCTTTGAGCATCACAGATGCCTGATAGCTCCCACATTTGTATCTCTGGCCAGAACCTCTGCCCTGGACACCAAGTCCTGTGCCCAGCTGTCTTTGTGACATCCCTGAGTACACATCCATGGCAGGCTTGGCACATCCGGTCCACACACCTCATCTGGCCTTCAGGCTCCCTGCCCTCTGTGTCTTCGCCTCTCAGCTGATGGCAGCTCCATTCCCAGTCGCCCAGACCAAGACCCGTAGTGTcaccctttcttcctcctctttcaccTGAGAGCAGGTTTGTCACCAGACGCTCTTGTCTCTGTGTTAAAATCAGAATCTGTCTACTCCTCATCCCTGCTGCCGCCAGCCAGTCAGAGCCACTCCCATCGCCCACCTAGAATACCGTGGCAGTGCCTCCACCTGTCACCTGCCTTCTCCTTTTGTCTCTAAAACCTATTTTCAGCACAGCAGCTAGAGTGATGTTCTGTTCAAAACTTTGCACCGGCTCCTCCTTCCCCCCAGTAAATGCCAGCGTCCTCGCCATGGCTTCCCAAGTCACAGCAGATGCACCATCCAGCTGCGGGGCCTCCAGGAACATGCCTGGCCTCTTCTGCCCTGGCCCCCACGCTGGAGTCCCCTTGACTGGGTGCTCATCCTTCCTAGTGATCCCTGTGGCCAGCTGTACCATGCCTTTGAGTCTTTacctaaatgtcacctcctctctACGCTGACCACCTGACTTACGTGTCAGCCCACCCTGGCGCCCCAGAGTCCCCATCCCCTctaccttctcttttcctctcgCCTTGTCACCTTTCAGCATActcagaaagtttatttttcatgcctattatttgtcatttgtctCCCTCTGCTGGAACGTGAGCTCtccaagggcagggattttgttttgCCCTTTGTTGTATCCCAAGCAGCCGGCGCCAGCAGACCCTTGCTAACCTGCataaacgaatgaatgaacgaatgctCACAGCCAGTCACCTCAGGGCTGTGCCAGCCCCGGGGCTGGATTCTTAGTGGGGTTGGCCCCACATGCATCTGCTGAGTGCCACTGACAGCCGCCTTGGGGCCCCATGCAGGTCACCGTTGGCCCTTTCTGCTTCTGGCTCCCCACTTTGAAATGGTGCAGTAACTTTATAGAGAGCTATGATACTTTGTGAGGGCTGCAGCACAGGGGCACTCGCTCAGGCTCCGGAGCTGGACTGCCCAGGTTGGAATCCTGGCCACTGACTTTCacatatttccagaaataaaattcacctcccaaagatgaaaaatttccaGTATTGAAGACAGTAAAGAAATACTCCTGGTGCTGGTTTTGTAAgtgtatacatttatcaaaactcatcaaacaaATGGAACACTTAAAATGAGCACACATTTTGGGGGGCCTAAATTATACTCCAATAAAGCTTAAAGACAGGAAAAGAGCTCTGCAAAATATGCACCCCATGCCACAGTGGCATTGCTGCTGAAATCACCACACACCTTCCTGAGGGGGTTCCTTGGAAGGACCCAGCTCGTGCAGATGTGCATGTTGGCCCCTCTCGCCAGGGTGGCCCATGCTTCTCAGTTACCGCATGTGTGTGGCCGTGGCAGGGGCGGCGGGTGCAGATTCCGCATGAGCCTGGGAGAGATTCGGTGCCCTCAGTTTTGAGTAACCCCCGCTCCTCCATGTCAGAGATACCCACGTGCTAAGGGTGGCTTCTTCCTTGGACCCATGGATGCTGAGAGATAGTCGGAGGGAAGACGGGTGGTGTGTCCTGTGGCATCCCCAGGCCTTTGCCTCGCTGCCCGGACTGCCCGGCATCCTGCTTGCCCGGACTTCTACTGCAGTGAGCCTTCTACTGCACCTGCCTGTTCCTTGCCAATGCCATGCAACTGCCCGTTAGCCCAGGCGTGTGGCACTGTCAGGCCCCATCGGCCTCTGGGTGTTCTTCCAAAGGGCTACTTCTGGCTGAAGAACTGGTCCTTGGGCTTCATGGGGAGGCTTCTGGAAAGGATTGTGGAAGCAACTCAGACAGCTCTCTCCCCTGAAATGGTGGCCTTGGTgggcaccatgcctggccagggtCTGAGCTGCAGGAGGACAAGAGACAGAACAGGCTGCAGACTTTCAGCTGTGTAGGGGAACAGACCTGCTGACACTGGAACTTGTGCCCTTTGGGGACACACTGCCAGCTGGAGAACACGGCCTGAGATACGTGACTTTGTGTTAACAACCACCTGCTAGGCGGTAGCATCTTACCTAAGTGCCCCTTCCAGGATGCCCAGACCAGCCTTGctgtttgttattgttattttttttagtggttgttGTACATATAGAGTCTAAAAGGAAGTTTGAGGCCATCTGTTTGTTCCTAAATAGATCAATGGTCCCCTACTGCTGACCCCATGGAGGGTTTGTGACTCTCCTTTCAGCACAGTtaattccttttctcctttacAGCTTTTGCAAGGGCAGGatgggagttttttgtttttttggtttttttttttttttagatacggtctcgctctgttgcccgggctagagtgctgtggcatcagcctagctcacagcaacctcaaactcctgggctcaagcgatcctcctgcctcagcctccccagtagctgggactacaggcatgcgccaccatgcctggctaattttttctatttttagtagagatggggtctcgcttttgcttaggatggtctcaaactcctgagctcaagccatcctcccaccttggcctcccagagtgcgaggattacaggtgtgagccccggTGCCCAGCCAGGATGGGGATTTTGAACTGCTAGCATGTTTTCTCCTAATACATACCTGCAAAATCAGACGCAGCCCACAATCCAGGGGGAATCAACTTTTATTTCGGACATGCTAAGTGGTCCTCATTTTCCCGACACAGACAGCTCCCCATGTGCCTTTCTTAGACAGCACAAATGAATACTTTACAGTCCTGTGGCCAAGCCAAGATTATACTCAGGGTGTTAGTTTCACAATAAACCTAGGTGTCAGTAGAAGCACATATATAGCAGTAtaggtttttttcctctcctttcctcccagAAAACTCTCCAAGTCAGCCCCAAATGCGATGTCACAAAATATATTCATGGGTATATGAAAGATAGGAAAGGGGAAGCAGCTGACGTTCTCCTGAACAGCAGTGCTTTATAGGTGGGTATCTGTTCCTTGGGCACGCCCTTCAGTGGTGCCAGCTGATCTTTGCAATCCCAGTATGACAGAGTCCCTGACACCTcatggcagggctggggagtgtTCTCAGCTCCCTCACTCAGTAGCGTTCATCTTTCCTCACAATACCACACTGCCCTGTCAAAGCAATTTGCATATGTTTTCTAGGGTCATTGATTTATTTAGCAAAAATGCATGGAGCTCCAGCAAAGGCACCTGACTGTGGAGGAGGCCCATGGCATGtctaaagagaaagggaaagtaaTTTCAGGGGCTTTCACCATTGAACAGAATGCTCTGGTGGAAGGCTGGCTCCTAGGTCCCTGTGTGAGTTGAACCCTTCGCCTTGTGGAGTGGGAAGTTAAGTCCtccagaaaggaaatgatttgcTCAGTGTCTCTTGCTTCATCTTATCGAGTTTTTTTTTCTAGACCGTGCACACTGtgtttttaattagattttttaaaagagtattttttaggaacagttttaggttcacagcaaaaattgagaggaagttatattgatttgattttatttttttcactctattacctgggctagagtgccatggcgtcagcctagctcacagcaacctcaaactcctgggctcaagcgatcctcctgcctcagcctctcaagtagctgagactacaggcatgagccaccacgcctggctaatttt is a genomic window containing:
- the SERHL2 gene encoding serine hydrolase-like protein 2: MGLLSELKLAVPWGHIAAKTWGFPQGPPVLCLHGWLDNANSFNRLIPLLPQDFHYVAMDFGGHGLSSHYSPGFPYYHHNFVCEVRRVVETMKWNRFSIMGHSFGGTVAGMFSCIFPEMVDKLILLDSVPFIVDSNEMENLVTYKRRAIEHVLQVEALQKPPSVVSLKEMIQGFMKNRPMNEDCAELILQRGTTKVGSGVMLNRDRRVASLENSFDFISKELFVHAIQKLQAHVLLLKPTEGFSDLRRENDAKTEALLFMIDMLKSVLKEQLQYVEVPGSHYIHMEEPQQLAGIISSFLQSKHKTTAQAGRGGSRL